In Vagococcus luciliae, one genomic interval encodes:
- a CDS encoding YigZ family protein: protein MLLNYYTIKQDGDYEIVIKKSSFICHLRRIETEDEAKEIIQQIKKEHWKANHNCVAYVLGDKQEIQRSSDDGEPSGTAGVPMLEVLKVKELRNVLAVVTRYFGGTKLGAGGLIRAYSSSVSEAIEHIGLVEGKLQQEMIVTVDYSIHGKLEHFLTNHPEYILSDTEFSDTVTLHIMVDEVSVTTFEESITNLLNAQFSLKKGELDYCEVPINKS, encoded by the coding sequence ATGCTATTAAATTACTATACCATAAAACAAGATGGCGATTATGAAATCGTCATAAAGAAATCGTCTTTTATCTGCCACTTAAGGCGAATAGAAACAGAAGATGAAGCAAAAGAAATCATTCAACAAATAAAAAAAGAACATTGGAAAGCTAATCATAATTGTGTCGCTTATGTTCTTGGAGATAAACAAGAAATCCAACGTTCTAGTGATGACGGTGAACCAAGTGGAACAGCAGGTGTACCGATGCTGGAAGTGTTAAAGGTAAAAGAACTACGAAATGTTTTGGCTGTTGTTACAAGATACTTTGGTGGTACAAAACTTGGTGCTGGTGGCTTGATTCGTGCTTATAGTTCATCTGTTTCTGAAGCCATTGAGCACATCGGGTTAGTCGAAGGAAAATTGCAACAAGAGATGATTGTGACAGTGGACTATTCCATCCATGGTAAGTTAGAACATTTTCTAACTAATCACCCCGAATACATCCTTAGCGACACCGAATTTAGCGATACAGTTACCTTACATATTATGGTAGATGAAGTCAGTGTGACAACTTTTGAAGAAAGTATTACAAACCTACTGAATGCTCAATTTTCATTAAAAAAAGGGGAGTTAGACTACTGTGAGGTTCCAATAAATAAATCCTAG
- a CDS encoding GntR family transcriptional regulator → MTPKLPVYIQIHDKIKQEIEDGIWKIGDRLPSERELSEVFGVSRMTLRQAIQTLADEGILERKIGSGTYIARQKVQETMIGTTSFSDIIRSQGSQPSSKTLSYFVTAPSSSEMEKLRLTKDQKILKMERIRYSDDIPICFEVASIPHHLIEDFSKEEITRSLYNVMASQGHGVIGKSSQTISALNASEKIAHYLELKKGDAVLRLRQVSYFDNGTPFEYVRSQYAGERFEFYLEK, encoded by the coding sequence ATGACTCCAAAGTTACCTGTTTATATTCAGATACATGATAAGATAAAACAAGAAATAGAAGATGGTATCTGGAAGATTGGTGACAGGTTACCTTCTGAAAGGGAATTGTCTGAAGTATTTGGTGTGAGTCGTATGACACTAAGACAGGCTATTCAAACGTTAGCAGACGAGGGAATACTGGAGAGAAAAATTGGTTCCGGTACTTATATTGCAAGGCAAAAAGTACAAGAGACGATGATAGGAACGACTAGTTTTTCAGATATTATTCGTTCTCAGGGAAGCCAACCTTCTAGTAAAACACTGTCTTACTTTGTGACTGCACCAAGCTCCAGTGAAATGGAAAAACTACGATTGACCAAAGATCAAAAGATTTTAAAAATGGAACGAATACGTTATTCAGATGATATACCGATTTGTTTTGAAGTAGCAAGCATTCCTCATCATTTGATTGAAGATTTTAGTAAAGAGGAAATCACACGTTCTTTATATAACGTAATGGCTAGTCAAGGACATGGAGTGATTGGAAAATCTTCTCAAACGATATCTGCGCTAAATGCATCTGAAAAAATCGCGCATTATTTAGAATTGAAAAAAGGTGATGCAGTCTTACGTTTACGACAAGTATCTTATTTTGATAATGGTACACCATTTGAATACGTTAGAAGTCAATACGCAGGTGAGCGTTTTGAATTTTACTTAGAAAAATAA
- a CDS encoding DUF2969 domain-containing protein translates to MKKNKPVEVEIKELTTHDELLIGKKVIGKVTKLSDKKFEVETTDGILGVYKTQDDAYEEALKYWNLNN, encoded by the coding sequence ATGAAAAAAAATAAACCAGTTGAAGTTGAAATCAAAGAATTAACAACTCATGATGAATTGTTAATTGGAAAAAAAGTAATTGGAAAAGTAACAAAATTGTCAGATAAAAAATTTGAAGTTGAAACGACAGATGGTATTTTAGGGGTATACAAAACACAAGACGATGCCTACGAGGAAGCATTAAAATATTGGAATTTAAATAATTAA
- a CDS encoding CBS and ACT domain-containing protein — translation MLVRDYMSTEVITISPETPVFEAMDLMKQKNIHRLPVIKNNQLVGLVTEGTIQEAMPSKATSLSVYEVNYLLNKMTVADVMIKDVHTIKADEFIEEAIKIMREYNIGVLPVVDVNRTIQGIITSTDAFDAFLAITGYGENGTRVAISIKDDHPGVLADLTKVLAQDKFNIVQIVVYRQEKNVIVVIQVVEKNATKLEKSLIDNQYDVIMCLETERS, via the coding sequence ATGTTAGTAAGAGACTATATGTCAACAGAAGTGATTACGATTTCCCCTGAGACACCTGTGTTTGAAGCGATGGATTTAATGAAACAAAAAAATATTCATCGTTTACCAGTCATAAAAAATAATCAATTAGTAGGCTTAGTAACTGAAGGAACGATTCAAGAAGCCATGCCCTCAAAAGCAACAAGTTTAAGTGTGTATGAAGTCAATTATTTATTAAATAAAATGACAGTGGCTGATGTGATGATCAAAGACGTTCATACTATCAAAGCCGATGAATTTATTGAAGAAGCGATTAAAATTATGCGTGAGTATAATATTGGTGTGTTGCCTGTTGTGGATGTCAACAGGACTATTCAAGGTATTATCACTAGTACAGATGCATTTGATGCTTTTTTAGCTATTACTGGTTATGGAGAGAATGGGACACGTGTTGCGATTTCAATTAAAGACGATCATCCAGGTGTATTAGCTGATTTAACAAAAGTATTAGCTCAAGATAAGTTTAATATCGTTCAGATTGTTGTGTATCGTCAAGAAAAGAATGTTATTGTCGTGATACAAGTTGTCGAAAAAAATGCCACTAAATTAGAAAAATCACTGATTGACAATCAGTATGACGTTATTATGTGTTTAGAGACTGAAAGAAGCTGA
- a CDS encoding ABC transporter ATP-binding protein translates to MLKVENLSVHYGMIQAVKDVSFEVNKGEIVSLIGANGAGKTTILKSLSGLVKPSGGSMTFNNEDLTKKSAPAIVKSGLVQVPEGRHIFAGMTVMENLELGGFIHNNHDEKKEILDYIFETFPVLKERLKQDAATLSGGEQQMLAMGRALMTKPDLLLLDEPSMGLAPIFIREIFHIIERINKQGTTILLIEQNANMALKLSDRGYVLETGQVVLKGSGKELLESEEVQKAYLGG, encoded by the coding sequence ATGTTAAAAGTTGAAAATTTATCGGTACATTATGGCATGATTCAAGCAGTAAAAGATGTGTCCTTTGAAGTAAATAAGGGTGAAATCGTTAGTTTAATTGGGGCTAATGGTGCTGGAAAAACGACCATTCTAAAAAGTTTATCGGGTTTAGTAAAACCTTCAGGTGGTTCGATGACATTTAATAATGAAGATCTAACGAAAAAATCAGCTCCGGCTATTGTGAAAAGTGGTTTAGTCCAAGTTCCAGAAGGACGTCATATTTTTGCTGGGATGACGGTTATGGAAAACTTGGAGCTTGGTGGCTTTATTCATAATAATCATGATGAGAAAAAAGAAATTTTAGATTATATTTTTGAGACATTCCCTGTATTGAAAGAAAGATTAAAACAAGATGCCGCAACACTTTCAGGTGGAGAACAACAAATGCTTGCTATGGGGCGAGCGTTGATGACGAAACCTGATTTACTTTTACTTGACGAACCATCAATGGGATTAGCACCTATCTTTATTCGTGAGATTTTTCATATTATCGAACGGATTAACAAACAAGGAACAACCATTCTTTTAATCGAACAAAATGCCAACATGGCTTTGAAACTTTCTGATAGAGGATATGTATTAGAAACGGGTCAAGTAGTGCTTAAAGGAAGCGGTAAAGAGCTGTTAGAAAGTGAAGAAGTACAGAAAGCATATTTAGGAGGATAG
- a CDS encoding ABC transporter ATP-binding protein: protein MSELNISHLTKNFGGLAAIQDLNLHFGDNELIGLIGPNGAGKTTLFNLITGVYEPSSGSIELTHDSKTMTLNGISPFKIAQLGISRTFQNIRLFKDLTVLDNVLIAMTANAKESVLSGMLRLPSFYKKEDKMIEEATKLLGLFELEDKKDNLAKNLPYGEQRRLEIVRALATKPSILFLDEPAAGMNPQETEELTQLIKRIQKEFRLTIVLIEHDMSLVMEVCERLYVLEYGALIASGTPEEIKQDKRVIQAYLGGEE from the coding sequence ATGTCTGAGTTAAACATTAGTCATTTGACAAAGAATTTTGGTGGATTAGCTGCCATTCAAGATTTAAATTTACATTTTGGTGATAATGAGTTGATTGGTTTAATCGGACCTAATGGTGCTGGTAAGACAACACTTTTTAACCTGATAACAGGCGTATATGAGCCGAGTTCTGGAAGTATTGAATTAACACATGACAGTAAGACAATGACGTTAAATGGTATTTCCCCATTTAAAATTGCACAATTAGGTATTAGTCGAACGTTTCAAAATATTCGCTTGTTTAAAGATCTAACAGTTCTTGATAATGTATTAATTGCTATGACAGCTAATGCTAAAGAAAGTGTACTATCTGGTATGTTACGTTTGCCTTCTTTTTATAAAAAAGAAGATAAAATGATAGAAGAAGCAACAAAATTATTAGGTTTGTTTGAATTAGAAGACAAGAAAGATAATTTAGCAAAAAATTTACCTTATGGAGAACAACGTCGCTTGGAAATCGTCCGAGCGTTAGCCACAAAACCGAGCATTTTATTTTTAGATGAGCCAGCCGCTGGAATGAACCCACAAGAAACGGAAGAATTGACGCAATTAATTAAACGAATTCAAAAAGAATTTAGGTTGACAATTGTATTGATTGAACATGATATGTCATTAGTTATGGAAGTCTGTGAGAGACTATATGTATTAGAGTATGGGGCGTTAATTGCTTCTGGAACACCAGAAGAAATTAAGCAAGACAAACGCGTTATTCAGGCGTATTTAGGTGGTGAAGAGTAA
- a CDS encoding branched-chain amino acid ABC transporter permease has translation MKERLKINGIWLAIMVVIFAILAITYSTGLMSPVVETTLVMIGINIILAAGLNLVIGISGQFSLGHAGFMAIGAYTTAIMTIKMPSIVGFLIGLVLGCILSGIVALLVGIPTLRLSGDYLAIATLGVSEIIRSLIMNMDQITNGPAGLFGIPPFVTWSMVYLFVCITLILITNYIHSAAGRATLSVRENLIAAESMGVNVTKYKVVAFVIGAMTAAVAGGMYSSYVQTIVPGNFDFMKSIDILIIVVFGGVGSMTGTVVAAVLLGMLNMYLQDFGAIRMIIYAFALVIIMIFKPSGLLGTKEFSVKKLLSKGGKQHV, from the coding sequence ATGAAAGAACGATTGAAAATAAATGGTATTTGGTTAGCAATAATGGTTGTTATTTTTGCCATTCTGGCAATAACTTACTCAACTGGATTGATGTCACCTGTTGTCGAAACAACACTAGTAATGATTGGTATCAACATTATTCTAGCGGCAGGACTTAACTTAGTTATTGGTATTTCTGGTCAATTTTCTTTGGGACATGCAGGATTTATGGCGATTGGAGCCTATACAACGGCAATTATGACAATAAAGATGCCGTCAATTGTTGGGTTTTTAATTGGATTAGTTTTAGGCTGTATTCTTTCAGGAATTGTCGCATTACTCGTTGGTATTCCAACTCTGCGTCTTTCTGGTGACTACTTAGCCATTGCAACATTAGGTGTATCTGAAATTATTCGCTCATTGATTATGAATATGGATCAAATCACTAATGGTCCCGCCGGATTATTTGGTATTCCTCCTTTTGTTACATGGTCAATGGTTTATTTATTTGTTTGTATCACATTGATTTTGATTACAAATTATATTCATAGCGCAGCAGGTAGAGCAACCTTATCTGTTCGTGAAAATCTAATCGCAGCAGAGTCTATGGGTGTCAATGTTACGAAGTATAAAGTGGTTGCCTTTGTGATTGGTGCCATGACCGCAGCTGTTGCTGGTGGTATGTATTCAAGTTATGTTCAAACGATTGTGCCAGGGAACTTTGATTTTATGAAATCAATTGATATTCTAATCATTGTAGTATTTGGTGGAGTTGGAAGTATGACAGGGACTGTTGTAGCGGCCGTTTTACTTGGTATGTTGAATATGTACCTACAAGATTTTGGTGCAATCCGTATGATTATCTATGCCTTTGCTTTAGTTATCATCATGATTTTTAAACCTTCAGGCTTATTAGGAACAAAAGAATTTTCAGTGAAAAAATTATTGAGTAAAGGAGGTAAACAACATGTCTGA
- a CDS encoding branched-chain amino acid ABC transporter permease, with protein sequence MNVLQQLVNGLSLGSIYALLALGYTMVYGIIKLINFAHGEIYMLGAFIGYYVANNFGFGLVLTLLTSMIICAILGMLIEFLAYRPLRNSTRIAALITAIGVSFLLQSLMIYFVGADTRPYPQLMKNITYDLGIFQISKIQIVIIVTSLFLMLLLQFIVQQTKMGRAMRAASVDPEAAQLMGINVNYTISFTFALGSSLAAAGGVLIGLYYNSIDPMMGVAPGLKAFIAAVFGGIGIIPGAALGGFAIGIIETVVSALGFTAYRDAVVYLILIIVLLVKPSGLLGKNIKEKV encoded by the coding sequence ATGAATGTCCTTCAACAATTAGTCAATGGACTCTCATTAGGAAGTATTTACGCACTATTAGCTCTAGGGTATACAATGGTGTATGGCATTATAAAATTAATTAATTTTGCTCATGGTGAAATATATATGCTTGGTGCCTTTATTGGGTACTATGTGGCTAATAACTTTGGTTTTGGCTTAGTTTTAACACTTTTAACATCTATGATTATCTGTGCGATTTTAGGGATGTTGATTGAATTTTTAGCATATCGTCCGCTTAGAAATTCAACACGTATTGCAGCGCTTATTACAGCGATAGGGGTATCATTCTTACTGCAATCATTAATGATTTACTTTGTGGGAGCAGATACAAGACCTTATCCACAATTAATGAAAAATATAACCTATGATTTAGGAATTTTTCAAATTAGTAAAATTCAAATTGTCATTATCGTGACATCACTATTTTTAATGCTTTTATTACAATTTATTGTTCAACAAACAAAAATGGGGCGTGCAATGCGTGCGGCAAGTGTCGATCCTGAAGCAGCTCAATTAATGGGTATAAATGTAAATTATACCATTTCGTTTACTTTTGCACTTGGCTCCTCACTAGCAGCAGCAGGTGGTGTGCTAATTGGACTTTACTATAATAGTATTGATCCAATGATGGGTGTTGCTCCGGGACTTAAAGCTTTTATTGCGGCTGTATTTGGAGGAATCGGTATTATTCCAGGAGCGGCATTAGGAGGATTTGCCATTGGAATTATTGAAACAGTGGTCAGTGCTTTAGGGTTTACTGCTTATCGAGATGCAGTCGTTTACTTGATTTTAATTATTGTGTTACTCGTTAAACCGTCTGGATTACTAGGTAAAAATATTAAGGAAAAAGTGTAG
- a CDS encoding ABC transporter substrate-binding protein — MKKIIGMLMGATLLLSACGTPGGGTAQNTKSQKDADTVKIGLNMELSGAVAGYGNQEKEGAELAVKEINDAGGINGKKIDLVVKDNKSDTAEAATIATSLTTSDNVIGMIGPATSGASKAASPNATKAQVPIITPSATDDSITVVNDKVQEYIFRTCFQDSFQGVILANYATDNLKAKKAVIIGDVSSDYAKGLTKSFKDTFKGEIVADEKFNAKDKDFKAILTKIKDKDFDFIYLPGYYEEAGLIIKQAREMGIEQPIIGADGFSDSKLIDIAGAENMSNIYYTAHFSEKAPASNKVKTFIETFKKEYGKTPSSFNALAYDSVYMVKAALEAEKENTSEALTKGLATLTDFEGVTGTMTMDKNHNPKKPAVVIGLENGKETSADVVNP; from the coding sequence ATGAAAAAAATTATAGGAATGCTTATGGGTGCAACATTATTGTTATCTGCTTGTGGAACACCGGGTGGAGGAACTGCTCAAAATACGAAGTCACAAAAAGATGCTGATACAGTCAAAATTGGTTTAAATATGGAATTATCAGGGGCTGTAGCTGGTTATGGTAACCAAGAAAAAGAAGGTGCAGAACTTGCAGTGAAAGAAATCAATGATGCCGGTGGGATTAACGGTAAGAAAATTGATTTAGTTGTAAAAGATAATAAAAGTGATACTGCCGAAGCAGCAACAATCGCAACAAGTTTAACAACAAGTGACAATGTCATTGGAATGATAGGTCCTGCAACATCAGGTGCGAGCAAAGCAGCTAGTCCAAACGCAACAAAAGCTCAAGTACCAATTATCACGCCATCAGCAACAGATGATTCCATCACTGTAGTAAATGATAAAGTGCAAGAATATATTTTTAGAACATGTTTCCAAGATTCATTCCAGGGGGTTATCTTAGCTAACTATGCGACTGATAACTTGAAAGCGAAAAAAGCAGTGATCATTGGAGATGTATCAAGTGATTATGCAAAAGGATTAACTAAATCATTTAAAGATACATTTAAAGGCGAAATTGTAGCAGATGAGAAATTTAATGCAAAAGATAAAGATTTTAAAGCCATTTTAACAAAAATTAAAGACAAAGATTTTGATTTTATTTACTTACCAGGCTATTACGAAGAAGCTGGGTTAATCATCAAACAGGCACGTGAAATGGGAATTGAACAACCAATTATTGGGGCTGATGGATTCTCTGATTCTAAATTAATTGATATTGCTGGTGCCGAAAATATGAGTAATATCTACTATACTGCTCATTTTTCTGAAAAAGCACCTGCTTCAAATAAAGTAAAAACATTTATTGAGACATTTAAAAAAGAGTATGGTAAAACACCAAGCTCATTTAATGCGTTAGCATATGATTCTGTTTACATGGTTAAAGCCGCTTTAGAAGCTGAAAAAGAAAACACAAGTGAAGCTTTAACAAAAGGTTTAGCAACACTAACAGACTTTGAAGGTGTGACAGGTACCATGACAATGGATAAAAATCATAATCCTAAAAAACCAGCTGTTGTTATTGGTCTTGAAAATGGTAAAGAAACATCTGCTGATGTTGTTAATCCGTAA
- the yidD gene encoding membrane protein insertion efficiency factor YidD — protein MKKIIILPVRFYQKFISPLFPKSCRYHPTCSQYMIDAVNYHGAIKGFIMGTARILRCHPFVKGGIDYVPPKFSIRKNPDETYRGPYKRKKNK, from the coding sequence ATGAAAAAAATTATCATTTTACCTGTTCGTTTTTATCAAAAATTTATTTCTCCTTTGTTTCCTAAAAGTTGTCGTTATCATCCAACGTGTTCTCAGTATATGATTGATGCGGTAAATTATCATGGAGCGATTAAAGGGTTTATCATGGGGACAGCTCGTATTTTAAGGTGTCATCCTTTTGTCAAAGGTGGTATTGATTATGTACCGCCAAAATTTAGTATCAGAAAAAATCCAGATGAAACATATCGTGGACCGTATAAAAGGAAAAAAAATAAATGA
- a CDS encoding DNA-directed RNA polymerase subunit beta, whose amino-acid sequence MSSITKRVVIQLMLVIFVILLLIGLFFLGIFIGYVYVGKGQSSDALNPSTWHHILDFVK is encoded by the coding sequence TTGAGTTCAATAACTAAAAGAGTAGTCATACAATTGATGCTAGTTATTTTTGTGATTCTATTATTGATTGGATTATTTTTCCTAGGTATTTTTATAGGGTATGTCTATGTTGGAAAAGGGCAATCGAGTGATGCATTGAATCCATCGACATGGCACCATATACTAGATTTTGTAAAATAA
- the murA gene encoding UDP-N-acetylglucosamine 1-carboxyvinyltransferase: MEYIAVRGGNRLEGSVKIEGAKNAVLPILAGALLANKGQTTITNAPILSDVFTMNNVIKYLNTDIEFIEEENTIKIDATKELETEAPFEYVSQMRASIVVMGPLLARTGRAKVAMPGGCAIGTRPIDLHLKGFQALGAKITQQNGYIEAVADELVGARIYLDFPSVGATQNIMMAAVRAKGITVIENVAREPEIVDLAIYLNKMGAKIVGAGTETIRIEGVTDLYGTEHSVVQDRIEAGTFMVAAAVTQGNVFIEDAVAEHNSPLISKLVEMGVDIINEQNGIRVIGPKYLKPTDIKTLPHPGFPTDMQAQMSVLMVLASGDSVLTETVFENRFQHLDELQRMGAKYRISNSVAYISGVPKLQGAQVSATDLRAAAALIIAGLVATDETRVTRLEHLDRGYYKFHEKLANLGATIERIDEDVAKESVVEVVS, translated from the coding sequence ATGGAATATATAGCAGTTCGCGGTGGAAATCGCCTAGAAGGAAGCGTTAAAATCGAAGGAGCAAAAAATGCCGTATTGCCTATTTTAGCCGGAGCATTACTTGCTAATAAAGGACAAACAACTATTACCAATGCTCCAATTTTGTCTGATGTGTTTACAATGAATAATGTTATTAAGTACTTAAATACAGATATCGAATTTATTGAAGAAGAAAATACGATTAAAATCGATGCAACAAAAGAATTAGAAACAGAAGCTCCATTTGAATATGTTAGCCAAATGAGAGCCTCTATTGTTGTGATGGGACCACTTTTAGCTCGTACTGGTCGAGCTAAAGTTGCGATGCCTGGTGGGTGCGCTATTGGTACAAGACCGATTGATTTACATTTGAAAGGGTTTCAAGCATTAGGAGCTAAAATTACGCAACAAAATGGATACATTGAAGCTGTTGCTGATGAATTAGTTGGTGCAAGAATTTATTTAGACTTTCCAAGTGTTGGAGCAACTCAGAATATTATGATGGCTGCTGTCCGTGCAAAAGGGATAACAGTGATTGAAAATGTTGCAAGAGAACCTGAAATTGTCGATTTAGCAATTTATTTAAATAAAATGGGTGCTAAAATCGTTGGTGCTGGGACAGAAACGATTCGTATTGAAGGGGTAACTGACTTATACGGAACAGAGCATAGCGTGGTGCAAGATCGTATTGAAGCCGGAACCTTTATGGTAGCAGCAGCTGTAACTCAAGGAAATGTTTTTATTGAAGATGCTGTGGCAGAACATAATAGCCCTCTAATTTCTAAATTAGTGGAAATGGGTGTAGATATTATTAATGAACAAAATGGGATCCGTGTCATTGGACCAAAATATTTGAAACCAACGGATATAAAAACATTACCACATCCTGGATTTCCAACAGATATGCAAGCTCAAATGAGTGTCTTGATGGTATTGGCTTCAGGGGATAGTGTGTTAACAGAAACTGTTTTTGAAAATAGATTCCAACATTTAGACGAATTACAACGTATGGGTGCTAAATACCGTATTTCCAATAGTGTGGCTTATATTAGTGGTGTTCCAAAGCTTCAAGGAGCACAAGTTAGTGCAACAGATTTACGAGCAGCAGCAGCTCTGATTATTGCTGGATTAGTTGCAACAGATGAAACACGAGTGACCAGATTAGAGCATTTAGACCGTGGATACTATAAATTCCATGAAAAATTAGCCAACCTAGGTGCAACAATCGAAAGAATTGATGAAGATGTTGCTAAAGAGTCAGTGGTAGAAGTAGTAAGTTAA
- a CDS encoding DUF1146 family protein yields the protein MSVFGIDALVRILSHFIFIYLTFWTLNSLRLDVLFKKGIQYDRQIRLAYVFLSVAIGFQVSNFFLEVIFLVRNFFEGIVL from the coding sequence ATGTCAGTTTTTGGAATTGATGCGTTAGTTAGGATCTTGAGCCATTTTATTTTTATTTACTTAACCTTTTGGACATTAAATTCGTTGCGACTTGATGTTTTATTTAAAAAAGGAATACAGTATGATAGACAAATCCGTTTAGCTTATGTTTTTTTATCTGTAGCAATTGGGTTTCAAGTGAGTAACTTCTTTTTAGAGGTAATTTTTCTAGTGCGAAATTTTTTTGAAGGAATTGTTCTCTAA
- a CDS encoding F0F1 ATP synthase subunit epsilon, with the protein MSTFMVNIVTPDGLIYEHEAKFLVANTQAGSLGILPKHCPLIAPLKIDAVRIDREENVNDWVAVNGGVIEVRDNVVSIVANSAETEENIDISRAEQAKKRAEQKIEAAKNEQNQSIDMARAEIALYRALNRLNVANKRR; encoded by the coding sequence ATGAGTACCTTTATGGTTAATATTGTTACGCCAGATGGATTGATTTACGAGCACGAAGCAAAATTTTTGGTTGCAAATACTCAAGCAGGTTCGCTTGGTATTTTGCCCAAACATTGCCCGTTGATTGCCCCTTTAAAAATTGATGCTGTACGGATTGATAGAGAAGAAAATGTTAACGACTGGGTTGCAGTAAATGGTGGCGTTATTGAAGTGCGTGACAACGTGGTTTCAATTGTTGCTAACAGTGCTGAAACAGAAGAAAATATTGATATCTCACGAGCTGAACAAGCTAAGAAGCGTGCAGAACAAAAAATTGAAGCTGCTAAAAACGAGCAAAATCAATCGATTGATATGGCTAGGGCTGAAATAGCACTCTATCGAGCGTTAAATCGGCTTAATGTGGCGAATAAAAGAAGGTAA